Proteins from one Lentimicrobiaceae bacterium genomic window:
- the recR gene encoding recombination mediator RecR, protein MVETYSSTLLQRAVTELKKLPGIGEKTALRLALHLLNQPEEVAVSLGDAVARLRKEVKYCKQCHNISDSDICAFCSDSKRNASIICVVEDIRDMLAIENTGQFTGKYHILGGLISPINGIGPDNLNISALVDRVKQQQIEEIILALPSTVDGDISNHYIYNCFKSTDIRISIIARGIPIGDELDYTDEVTLGRSIIMRQKYEGG, encoded by the coding sequence ATGGTCGAAACTTATTCATCAACGTTATTGCAAAGGGCTGTTACAGAGTTAAAGAAATTACCCGGAATAGGCGAAAAAACCGCACTCAGATTAGCTTTGCACTTATTAAATCAGCCTGAGGAAGTAGCTGTTTCTTTGGGCGATGCAGTTGCTCGATTGAGAAAAGAGGTAAAATACTGTAAGCAATGCCACAATATAAGCGATAGCGATATATGTGCTTTTTGCAGCGATTCTAAACGAAATGCATCAATTATTTGTGTTGTTGAAGATATTAGAGACATGCTTGCCATTGAAAATACAGGACAGTTTACCGGCAAATATCATATTTTAGGAGGACTTATTTCGCCCATTAATGGTATTGGTCCCGACAACTTGAATATAAGTGCTTTGGTTGATAGAGTCAAGCAACAGCAGATTGAAGAAATTATTTTAGCCTTGCCTTCCACAGTCGATGGTGATATAAGCAACCACTACATATACAACTGTTTTAAATCAACGGATATAAGAATCAGTATAATTGCCAGAGGAATACCAATCGGCGATGAATTAGACTACACCGACGAAGTTACGCTCGGTAGAAGTATTATTATGAGGCAGAAGTATGAGGGAGGGTGA